The Streptomyces sp. Alt3 genome has a segment encoding these proteins:
- a CDS encoding HesB/IscA family protein, translating to MSVSDETTTVSDGILLSDAAASKVKALLEQEGRDDLALRVAVQPGGCSGLRYQLFFDERSLDGDVVKDFGGVKVVTDRMSAPYLGGASVDFVDTIEKQGFTIDNPNATGSCACGDSFS from the coding sequence ATGTCCGTATCGGACGAGACCACCACCGTGAGCGACGGCATTCTCCTGTCCGACGCCGCCGCATCCAAGGTCAAGGCCCTGCTGGAGCAGGAGGGCCGGGACGACCTGGCGCTGCGCGTCGCCGTTCAGCCCGGCGGCTGCTCGGGCCTGCGCTACCAGCTCTTCTTCGACGAGCGTTCGCTCGACGGGGACGTGGTGAAGGACTTCGGCGGCGTCAAGGTCGTCACCGACCGGATGAGCGCCCCGTACCTGGGCGGCGCCTCCGTCGACTTCGTGGACACCATCGAGAAGCAGGGCTTCACGATCGACAACCCGAACGCCACTGGCTCCTGCGCCTGCGGTGACTCCTTCAGCTGA